From the genome of Fimbriimonadaceae bacterium, one region includes:
- a CDS encoding DNA-processing protein DprA: protein MRTLFTVALTTHLIPGRNSVPPKIWRELRGCVASASSAEEVIEYSNRVLAPTDATRVAACFEDLHEYEDALATLSETDISCVTEFDDNYPQNWIRKLSGKHPAAIFGSGNLPLLNARSIGIVGSRAVDDAGAAFARQVSQEAVRLGFIVISGGAKGVDQVATEAAIAAGGEAVEIVPDSMLRRVLAGLSGPNRLLVTPYQPDAGFSAGNAMGRNKLIYALSSGTVVVSSSLGTGGTWSGAKEAIMKRFCPVLVRSAENAPPGNRALIELGGRLLGDVGELEAVLESSEPGALF, encoded by the coding sequence ATGAGAACACTCTTCACGGTCGCCCTAACGACGCACCTGATCCCAGGCCGGAACTCCGTCCCCCCCAAAATTTGGCGTGAATTGCGAGGCTGTGTAGCCAGTGCGTCCTCCGCCGAGGAGGTCATCGAGTATTCCAACCGAGTCCTAGCCCCCACCGATGCGACGCGAGTCGCCGCCTGTTTTGAGGACCTTCACGAATACGAAGACGCTTTGGCAACTCTGAGTGAGACCGACATCTCTTGCGTGACTGAATTCGACGATAACTATCCGCAAAATTGGATTCGGAAGTTAAGCGGGAAACATCCTGCCGCGATCTTTGGCTCCGGAAATCTCCCCTTGCTCAACGCGCGATCAATCGGTATCGTAGGCTCACGGGCGGTCGACGATGCCGGGGCGGCCTTCGCGCGCCAGGTTTCTCAAGAGGCGGTACGCCTGGGCTTCATTGTGATTTCTGGCGGCGCCAAAGGTGTGGATCAAGTGGCGACAGAAGCCGCAATCGCTGCGGGTGGGGAAGCGGTTGAGATCGTTCCCGATTCCATGCTTCGGCGGGTTCTTGCTGGCCTGTCAGGTCCTAATCGATTGCTAGTCACGCCCTACCAGCCCGATGCTGGATTCTCGGCGGGGAACGCGATGGGCCGCAACAAGTTGATCTATGCGCTGTCGTCAGGAACGGTGGTGGTCTCTTCGAGTCTTGGAACTGGCGGGACGTGGTCAGGCGCAAAAGAGGCGATCATGAAGCGGTTTTGTCCGGTGCTGGTGCGGTCTGCGGAGAATGCACCTCCCGGGAATCGTGCGCTAATAGAGTTGGGGGGCAGGCTTTTGGGGGACGTTGGGGAGTTGGAGGCTGTTCTTGAGAGCAGTGAGCCAGGGGCGTTGTTTTGA
- a CDS encoding MBL fold metallo-hydrolase, whose translation MAEVVVLGSGTSNGVPMLGMDYSPDFLANPKNHRMRCSIVLKGPEGNVLVDCSPEMRLQMIRADIKRIEGVIITHTHADHIMGMDDLRSFCVAHRMDIPVFTYERYQDDIRRIFAYAFQDHGDPEILVPRFILQEMPPVLEMAGLEIERLDIWHGEWPVIGLRINDFAYLTDVNRIPDEVMARLSGLDTLILDAVRYRPHPNHFNYDQAIVVAQTIGAKKTYFTHLSADYDHDIVNAELPKGIELAYDGLSIGL comes from the coding sequence ATGGCCGAGGTCGTCGTTCTGGGCTCCGGCACAAGCAACGGTGTGCCGATGCTCGGCATGGACTATTCGCCCGATTTCCTCGCTAACCCTAAAAACCACCGCATGCGGTGCAGCATTGTTCTCAAGGGGCCAGAAGGGAATGTGTTGGTGGATTGTTCGCCCGAAATGCGTTTGCAGATGATCCGCGCCGACATCAAGCGCATCGAGGGCGTCATCATCACCCACACCCACGCGGACCACATCATGGGGATGGACGATTTGAGATCGTTTTGCGTGGCTCACCGGATGGATATTCCGGTCTTCACGTACGAGCGATATCAGGACGACATTCGCCGGATCTTCGCCTATGCCTTTCAAGATCACGGAGACCCCGAAATCCTCGTGCCCAGGTTTATCCTCCAAGAGATGCCGCCCGTGCTCGAAATGGCTGGGCTGGAGATCGAACGTCTGGACATCTGGCACGGCGAATGGCCGGTTATCGGGCTAAGGATCAACGATTTTGCTTACCTGACCGATGTGAACCGCATCCCCGACGAAGTCATGGCGAGGCTGTCTGGGCTTGATACTCTCATCCTTGATGCCGTGCGGTACCGGCCCCATCCGAACCACTTTAACTACGATCAGGCGATTGTAGTTGCCCAGACGATTGGCGCAAAGAAAACATACTTCACCCACTTGAGCGCCGACTACGATCACGACATCGTCAATGCCGAATTGCCAAAGGGCATCGAATTGGCATACGATGGGCTATCGATAGGCCTTTGA